One part of the Campylobacter sp. RM16189 genome encodes these proteins:
- a CDS encoding PAS domain-containing sensor histidine kinase, with product MPILDIEQNYERLDKIFFNSGVGIFIVDKNRNILECNETFCRIFGYEYNEIIGKSARVVHVSEKKYLHFAEIGFNKVRKNQALYLNYEFRHKSGKTIWLRISGDSITSKKEVLWIVVDITEQVLVEKKLKESKLKIKRLNKTLNCEVENQLRVIRQQDEQLQYQSRLVQMGEMLNMIAHQWRQPLSAISATTSFLSASLMLDSFKKDEFLGEIGKIEEYAKHLSNTIDDFRNFFKPTKAKETTTLEELSNMAINMVKAILYTHKIKIYTNYKCDKPIMTYKNEVAQVILNLIKNSQDALLERKIENPIIEITTCRDKDFFCLGIKDNAGGVNEEIIDKIFDLYFSTKNDKNGTGLGLYMSRIIVEDHCKGKLEVQNLKNGALFTIKLPK from the coding sequence ATGCCAATACTAGACATAGAGCAAAATTATGAGAGATTGGATAAGATATTTTTTAATTCTGGGGTTGGAATTTTTATAGTAGATAAGAATAGGAATATCTTAGAGTGCAATGAGACGTTTTGTAGAATTTTTGGATATGAATATAACGAGATAATAGGTAAGTCTGCAAGAGTAGTGCATGTAAGCGAGAAAAAATATCTTCATTTTGCGGAAATCGGTTTTAATAAAGTTAGAAAAAATCAGGCCTTATATCTAAACTATGAATTCAGACATAAGAGCGGAAAGACAATATGGCTTAGAATTTCAGGAGACTCTATAACTAGCAAAAAAGAAGTTTTGTGGATAGTGGTTGATATTACGGAGCAAGTTTTGGTTGAGAAAAAACTAAAAGAGAGTAAATTAAAGATAAAGCGCCTTAATAAGACACTAAATTGCGAAGTTGAAAATCAACTAAGGGTCATTAGGCAGCAAGATGAGCAGCTGCAATATCAATCGAGGTTAGTTCAGATGGGAGAGATGCTAAATATGATAGCTCATCAATGGAGACAGCCACTATCTGCTATTTCCGCGACTACGTCTTTTTTATCCGCGAGTTTGATGCTTGATAGTTTTAAAAAAGATGAGTTTTTGGGCGAGATTGGAAAGATAGAGGAGTATGCCAAGCATCTATCAAATACTATCGATGATTTTAGAAATTTTTTTAAACCTACAAAAGCGAAAGAGACTACTACTCTAGAAGAGCTTTCAAACATGGCAATAAATATGGTAAAAGCTATTTTGTATACGCATAAAATTAAAATCTATACAAATTATAAGTGCGATAAACCGATAATGACGTATAAAAACGAAGTGGCGCAAGTTATTTTAAATCTTATTAAAAATTCTCAAGATGCGCTTCTGGAAAGAAAGATAGAAAACCCTATAATTGAGATTACAACATGCCGAGATAAAGATTTTTTTTGCCTTGGTATAAAGGATAATGCAGGAGGTGTGAACGAAGAGATAATAGATAAAATTTTTGATCTCTATTTTTCTACTAAAAACGATAAAAACGGCACCGGACTTGGCCTATATATGTCAAGAATTATTGTAGAAGATCACTGCAAAGGAAAGCTTGAAGTGCAAAATTTAAAAAATGGAGCACTTTTTACAATAAAACTTCCCAAATAG